GATTATTTCTTGAATTAGTTTCACTACCCTTCATGATGGCCCTGGATTTGTCAAACAGAAGTCTTGTTTTGCAGATTCGTTAGAAAATCAAGGACTTCCTGGGCGTGGCCACTAGGACGCACGGCTACCCACCGTTGCTGCAGAACCCCATCAGGATCAATCAAAAACGTGTGTCGCAAAGAATAGGGAGCCATCCATGAGCCATAAGCCTTGCTGACTGTTCCGTCCGGATCCGACAGGAGGGGGAAACTAAGGCCTTCGCTTTCACAGAAGGACTCGTGATCATCCACGCTGTCGGCGCTGATCCCCACCACTTCTGCGTTTGCCGCTAAATAATCGGAGTGAAGAGTCTCGAATCCACGCGCTTCGATTGTGCAGCCGCCGGTGAAGTCTCTGGGGTAAAAATAAACAGCAACCCAACGGCCCTTGAAATCCTGTAGAGACCAGTTGCTCTGGTCGGGTTGTGAACGGCTGGAACCGGGCAAGCTGAAAGCTGGAGCTGTGTTGCCTGTTTCCAAAACAACACCCCCAAGAGCGGATGCTCTTGAGGGTTTAAGAGACCAAGCTGTAAGCAGTAGGCCGGTTTGAATCAGAAGTTCTCGCCGGTGCACGATCTACAGGGTCAGAGTTTGGCCAGGTTAATGCCCAAAGACTTGGCATAGGGACCCAATCCCTTTTTTTGAATCGTCTTCAAAGCACGGGTGGTGACGCGCAATTTGATCCAACGATTCCCTTCAGCCCACCAAAGGCGACGTTGCTGCAGATTGGCTTGCTGCAACTTCTTGGTGCGGATGTGGGAATGGCTCACGGCCATGCCGTTGTTGGCGCGAGTACCTGTGAGCTGACACACCCGAGACATGTATTTGTCCTACTGATTGAGTTGGTTGGATCTGTACAAACAGCTCCGGCCCCAATCTTACCAAAAGGTCCGTGACTAAAGGCCTCGTTGCATCAGGGTTCCCATCAGTTCAGCGCTTCGGGTTTGAAAGCCAGCAAGTTCGTTGGGCTCGAGTCCGCCCACGCCAAGACGTGCCATGTCATAAAGATGACGGGCGAGGTTTTCCGACAGGCTGAGGGTTGGAGAGCTCTCGCTGTTGCCCACCAAAACACTGCCCGATTGCAACTTGAGCAACCCTTCCACCAAAGGGTGTCGCCGATTCACCAGCAACACGTGATGATCGGGCAATCCAGGTAGCCGTTGTTCCATTAATGCGCCCATATCGTTGAGGCGGCGCATTTGCTCGGGAAGCAAAATCATCGCCGGTGGTGCTCCTTCCGCCTTAAGCGCTTGCACCTGCACGGTCACCTTCTCGTTGTTGAGCGCGTCTTTGATCAAGCTGCGCAGCCGTTCTGAGTCGGTGGTTCCGTCTTGATCAGCCAATTCAGGGTCTTCTTCCTTGAGGCTTTCATCCAGCTCTGCATCCACACGTTGGAACTTGAGTTCCTCATGGCGGTATTCCAGCCATGGGATGAACTGTGTATCAATCACCGTTTCGAGTTTCAGCACCTCTGCTCCCTGCGCTGTCCAAAGATTGAGTGCCCCTGCTTGGGAAACATCGTCTGTGCTGTAAAGAATTCGTTTGCTGTGTTCTTCGCTCAACCGGCTTCGGTATCCCTCCAGTGTGGTGAACGATTTGCCATTGGCTTCGATGGGGTCATCTCCGTCCTGCTCATTTGCATTCGTCGTTGTTCCGAATAGAATCAATTCAGACACTTGATCGGCAAACTTTTCATCTTCCATTGCACCGATTTTTACAAATGGTGCGAGCGAATCCCAGGCTTCGGCGTAAGCTTTGGGATCATCTTTTTTGAGTGACCGCAAGCGATCAGAAACTTTCTTGGCGACAAAATTTCCGATCGAGCGAACCCGCCGATCCGTTTGCAAGGCACTTCTGCTCACATTGAGAGGGATATCCGGAGAATCAATCACTCCCCTTAGCGGCAGAAGGTAGCGAGGTACGACCTCTTTGATTGAATCGCTAACAAACACTTGGTTGCAGTACAACTTGATTTCTCCCTTCTCCCAATCAGCCCGTCCTGTCTGTTTGGGAAAGAATAAAATACCTTGCAAATTATATGGGTAGTCGGTATTTAGATGTACCCAAAGGAGCGGATCGCCTTGGAATGGATACAGATAGTTATAAAGATCGATGTAATCTTGATCACTTAAATCTCTAGAGCTCTTCCGCCAAGGGGCTTCCATTTTGTTGATTGTTTCACCCTCCAGTTGCACTGGAACCGACATAAAGTCGCAGTAGGTGTTGATCAAGGTGCGAATCCTTGCGGGCTCAAGATATTCCATCTCTTCTTCCATGAGATGGAGAACAACATCGGTTCCAGGCTCGCTACGTTCACCCCCCGTTAAGTTGAAATTGGGCGACCCATCGCAGCTCCAACAAACAGGCTCCTGATCGGGTTTAGCCGACTGCGTGATCAACTCGACGCGGTCAGCCACCATGAAGCTTGAGTAAAAGCCAAGGCCGAAGTGGCCGATGATCGCGTCGTCCTCTTGCTTGTATTTCTCTAAAAAATCCTCAGCGCTGGAGAAGGCCACCTGGTTGATGTAGCGCTTCACCTCATCGGCGGTCATGCCGATGCCGTTGTCAGAAATGGTGAGGGTTTTGGCTTCGCGATCCACGTGAATCTTGATGGCTCCATCGTCTCCCTCTGAACAATCGCCAGCCATGGCAGCCATTCTTCGCTTGCTGATGGCATCAACACCATTGCTGACAAGTTCCCTGAGAAATACCTCATGGCCGGAGTAAACGGCCTTTTTAATGATCGGGAAGATGTTTTCGGTGTGGATCTGAATTTGACCCTGTTCGTCCAACACCGCCATGACAACAACGTGAAAACCTGACCATAGAGATGGGTGCTGTCCTAACTCAACGACGGTTGTAGGGGGGGTCTCCGAACCATCACCGGCTTGCCTAGAGCAACCTCATGCAAACTTGTGTTTTGGCTGATTGGCCGTGACATTGCAGGGTTGGCGGATTACGACCTTGGTGACTTGTCTCATTGTCGTTGGCTTGGTGATCAACTTTGGGCTGGCGGGGTGGAATGCACCGGCGATCACCCATGCGATCGATGCCACGGGGCGGAGTTCCCTCATCCTTTTTGCGATTGCTTTTACGGCCTCCAGCGTTGTAAGTGTTTGGCCGTCTTCTCTCTCTCGTTGGTCGCTGCGAAATCGGCGTTGGATCGGTCTCAGTTTCGCTTCATCCCATTTCATCCATCTCGGTCTGATCATCTCGATGACCGTTTTCTTTCCGGATCCATTTGTGCGTGATCAGTCCATGGCTCAGTGGGTGTTTGGTGGACTTGCCTATGGGTTTGTGTTGTTAATGGCACTTACCTCAACCGATCAGGCTCAGCGTTGGATGGGGATGAAGACCTGGAAACGTCTTCACTTTGTTGGAAGCCATTGGATCTGGACGCTCTTCTTGCTCACTTATTTGAAACATGTGAAGCAAGGCCCCATGTGGTTTTATCTGCCCTTCTTGGTGTTCACCTTGGCGTTGATTCCAATTCGATATGCGAAACACACACCTCCAAAAGCTCCCATCGGAGCATCGATGTGAGCGGCTCTCAGCCGGCTTTTTGAAGATCTGGCCGCTCTTCGGCCAGGATCGCGCCTTCAACGGGGCACACCTGTAGGCAGATCCCGCAATCGATACAGGTGTCGAAATTGATCACGTAAAAATCGGTGCCCTTGCTGTTTTTACCGCTGCCTTGGTCGATACAGGCCACTGGGCATGCATCAACGCAATCGGCGATGCCTTCGCACACCTCAGAAACGATGGTGTGGGCCATGGCAAAACAATCTCCGTTGGCTGAACTTTAAAGATCCACCCAGTCGAGCTGTAGGTCCCCGCGAGCCTGCGCAAGAGCCTGGGCTTCATCCATGGATCGGATCGGCTGCAGCTCGAGGACAGCACTGTGTCCT
The DNA window shown above is from Synechococcus sp. CC9902 and carries:
- a CDS encoding peroxiredoxin encodes the protein MHRRELLIQTGLLLTAWSLKPSRASALGGVVLETGNTAPAFSLPGSSRSQPDQSNWSLQDFKGRWVAVYFYPRDFTGGCTIEARGFETLHSDYLAANAEVVGISADSVDDHESFCESEGLSFPLLSDPDGTVSKAYGSWMAPYSLRHTFLIDPDGVLQQRWVAVRPSGHAQEVLDFLTNLQNKTSV
- the rpmB gene encoding 50S ribosomal protein L28 yields the protein MSRVCQLTGTRANNGMAVSHSHIRTKKLQQANLQQRRLWWAEGNRWIKLRVTTRALKTIQKKGLGPYAKSLGINLAKL
- the htpG gene encoding molecular chaperone HtpG, with translation MAVLDEQGQIQIHTENIFPIIKKAVYSGHEVFLRELVSNGVDAISKRRMAAMAGDCSEGDDGAIKIHVDREAKTLTISDNGIGMTADEVKRYINQVAFSSAEDFLEKYKQEDDAIIGHFGLGFYSSFMVADRVELITQSAKPDQEPVCWSCDGSPNFNLTGGERSEPGTDVVLHLMEEEMEYLEPARIRTLINTYCDFMSVPVQLEGETINKMEAPWRKSSRDLSDQDYIDLYNYLYPFQGDPLLWVHLNTDYPYNLQGILFFPKQTGRADWEKGEIKLYCNQVFVSDSIKEVVPRYLLPLRGVIDSPDIPLNVSRSALQTDRRVRSIGNFVAKKVSDRLRSLKKDDPKAYAEAWDSLAPFVKIGAMEDEKFADQVSELILFGTTTNANEQDGDDPIEANGKSFTTLEGYRSRLSEEHSKRILYSTDDVSQAGALNLWTAQGAEVLKLETVIDTQFIPWLEYRHEELKFQRVDAELDESLKEEDPELADQDGTTDSERLRSLIKDALNNEKVTVQVQALKAEGAPPAMILLPEQMRRLNDMGALMEQRLPGLPDHHVLLVNRRHPLVEGLLKLQSGSVLVGNSESSPTLSLSENLARHLYDMARLGVGGLEPNELAGFQTRSAELMGTLMQRGL
- a CDS encoding ferric reductase-like transmembrane domain-containing protein, producing MTLQGWRITTLVTCLIVVGLVINFGLAGWNAPAITHAIDATGRSSLILFAIAFTASSVVSVWPSSLSRWSLRNRRWIGLSFASSHFIHLGLIISMTVFFPDPFVRDQSMAQWVFGGLAYGFVLLMALTSTDQAQRWMGMKTWKRLHFVGSHWIWTLFLLTYLKHVKQGPMWFYLPFLVFTLALIPIRYAKHTPPKAPIGASM
- a CDS encoding indolepyruvate ferredoxin oxidoreductase subunit alpha, which produces MAHTIVSEVCEGIADCVDACPVACIDQGSGKNSKGTDFYVINFDTCIDCGICLQVCPVEGAILAEERPDLQKAG